The Bacteroidales bacterium sequence CATCCCGCAAACCATCTCACATTCAAAAACGAACGTAGTGAAGTTTTTGAATAATGCAGGTTAATAACAACAGATGATGAGATTAGCACCCACGTTTCCGTGGGTGTTTGTTAATGGCTATTGCCGCCGTTCAGCTCTTTTTCCAGTTTGAGCTTCAGGGGGTTGATCTTTTCTCCCCAGTAAACGGTAGTATGCGGAAATGGAATTTCTATACCACGCTCATCAAAAGCTTTTTTAAGTCTTCTCCTGTATTCCCTGCCCACTGCCCATTGCATGATGGGTTTGGTTTTAAACCGGACTTTGAGGACTACTGCACTGTCTGCAAATTTATCCACTCCGAATACCTCCAGGGGTTCCAGGATGTTTTCCTTGTAATCCGGATCGTTTTGCAGCTCTTCGCCCACTTCCTTCATAATATTTACCACTTCGTCGGTGTCTTCTTTGTAGGCTACTCCGATATCAAAGACTACGGCCGACCATTCCATCGTCATGTTGGAGATCGTATTGATCTTACCATTCTGAAAGTTATGGGTGGTACCTGAAAGATCTCGGAGGGTGGTGGTTCTCAGTTCGATTTTTTCCACCATTCCTCCCTGCCCGTTGATAATGGCAAAATCCCCGGTACGAATCTGGTTATCAAGTAACATAAAGAAACCTGAGATGATATCCCGTACCAGTTCCTGGGCTCCAAAACCTATAGCCAGTCCTATGATACCGGCACCGGCAAGTATCGGACCAATGTCTACACCCAGCTTTTTAAGAAGAATCATGATGAAGATAGCCCCTATCAACACTTTGCCTACACTGAGAAGGATATTCATAAGGGTTTCCACCCGTTTTTCCGTTTCCTGGGCCTGGGTATCATGTTTTTTGGCAGACCTTTTTATTATGGCTTTCCTCAGTTGCTTTATCAGTGACTTATAAACCTTCAGTAAAATGAGGGTTGCAACAATAAGTATTAAGATGCCCGGCAATTCAGTGATGATCCATTCATACAAACTGGAAAGAAGGTCGTTCATGAACGAGGCGACTGATGATGGTGTCATTTTATGCTCCTTTCTTTTTAATATTTTTTATTTGAAACTCAGTCTTTTGGCTTCTGGTGGATTGTATTGAGACATACTTTCTATAAGCTGTTCAATATCATTGCTTATAAGGAGGATATCCTGATAAGCCTGCTTGAGAAAACCCTGCTCTACCATGTTGTCGGTGAGCCGGCGCAATGGATCATAAAAACCATTGATGTTTAGAAGGGCTATGGGTTTTTGATGCAAACCCAACTGGCCCCAGGTAAGCATCTCAAAAAGTTCTTCAAGTGTCCCGTAGCCTCCGGGCAACGCAATGACGGCTTCTGATAGATCATGCATCTTTTTTTTACGTTCATGCATTGAATTGACTTCGATAAGGGAATGAAGTTGGTCGTGAGCGATTTCTTTTTCGTTCAGAAACGCGGGGATAACCCCTGTGACCCTTCCGTTGTGGTCCAGGGCACCGTTGGCCACAGCACCCATCAGTCCGATGCTGCCGCCACCGTATATCAGCTCAATGTGCTTTTTAGCCAGCAATTGTCCCAATTGGTAGGCCTGGTTTGAGTACACCGAATCATTTCCGGCGCTTGATCCGCAAAAAACAGCTATTTTATTCATATCTTGCCCTGTGATTGAAGCTCATTTCTTCCTTCGGAAACAAATGTTTCCATTAGCAGGAGTCGAATATAATTATTTTATCTCTGACTGACAAAAGCATGAAATTTATTTTGTGCTATGAACAATTATTGGGAGATAATGAATTCCGGGAAGCACCCCAACCTTTAACTTCGGCACTGACCGATCACCTCCCTTTTCAAGGGAGGTAAGGGAGGGTACGCGAAAAAGCACTGCTGATAAATTTTCCTAATATAATTTAATACTGAAAGCTTCAATAGTTGTGGTAAATAATTTTTGTTTCGCGTACCCTCTCCCAACCTCTCCCTTCCAGAAGGGAGAGGAGCCGGTCCGTAGTAAATATTCAGGTATGCTGCCAATAGCTTCAGGTAACTTTTTGCTATTTGAAATGGGTTAACAATTTATTCAGCAACAAAGCAAAAACCATTGACCCCGGCACTGACCGATCGCCTCCCTTTTCAAGGGAGGTAAGGGAGGGTACGCGAATTTAGAGATTCAGGCGAATTTGAGATTTATCTGATCATCCTGTTTAATGGATCGGATAAAGGATTGAATATTGGTTTTCAGGTCGCCCTGCCTTGCCAGAATTCTTATAAAGGCTGAACCTATAATGCCGCCGTTTGCCTGTTCACAAACAGTAAGGAATCTTTCGCGGTTGTTGATACCAAAGCCAACCATCACCGGTATCTCCGGTTTTATGTTACGGATGGTATTCACGTAACTGAGATGGGTTCTGATATCTTTTTTGCCTCCTGTGGTGGAGCTGGAAGACACCATATAAACGAATCCGCTGCTTTCCTTTAAAATGTTTGCCAGTCTGTCTTTTGGGGTTGAAGGCGTCACCAGAAAAACATTGTGCAGGTTGTTTTCTTCGAAGCGCTTTTTATAATGCTGCTGATAAATTTCTAACGGCAGGTCGGGGAGAATGACTCCGTCAATTCCCGCCTGCCGGCAGGAATGGCAAAATTTTTCCACTCCGTAATGAAAGACAGGATTCAGGTATCCCATCAGCAGGAGTGGGATGTTGATTTTTTCTCTGATCATACTGATCTGATCGAAGAGAAGGTTCAGACTCATTCCGTTTTTAAGTGCCAGCTTATTGCTTTCCTGGATTACCGGGCCATCCACCATAGGATCGGAAAAGGGGATTCCCACTTCAACCATATCGACCCCTGATTCTTCCAAGGCTTCGATAATGGTTGGTGTATCATTCAAACCGGGATATCCCGCTGTAAAGTAAACAGACAATACTTCCCGGGATTTGGATTGAAACAACGCGTCAATTCTATTCATGATTCAGATGTTTTTTGTACGTATCCATGTCTTTGTCTCCCCTTCCGGAGAGGTTAATCACTACAATGTCATCTTGCCGGGCGTCGAGATTTTCCAGGGTCGCCAGTGCATGTGCCGATTCCAGGGCAGGTATGATCCCCTCTTCCCGGATGCACCGTTTGGCAGCCTGCAATGCTTCTTCGTCGGTTGCTTGGGTGAAGTTCACCCTGTTGGTCTTGTAAAGATGCGGATAGGCCGGGCCTATTCCCGGATAATCCAGGCCTGCTGAAATGGAATAGGGTTCTGAAATTTGTCCGTCATCATTTTGCATGACCAGCGTCCGGCTGCCGTGTAAGATCCCTTCGCTTCCCATCTGAATGGTAGAAGCGG is a genomic window containing:
- a CDS encoding mechanosensitive ion channel family protein; the encoded protein is MTPSSVASFMNDLLSSLYEWIITELPGILILIVATLILLKVYKSLIKQLRKAIIKRSAKKHDTQAQETEKRVETLMNILLSVGKVLIGAIFIMILLKKLGVDIGPILAGAGIIGLAIGFGAQELVRDIISGFFMLLDNQIRTGDFAIINGQGGMVEKIELRTTTLRDLSGTTHNFQNGKINTISNMTMEWSAVVFDIGVAYKEDTDEVVNIMKEVGEELQNDPDYKENILEPLEVFGVDKFADSAVVLKVRFKTKPIMQWAVGREYRRRLKKAFDERGIEIPFPHTTVYWGEKINPLKLKLEKELNGGNSH
- a CDS encoding TIGR00730 family Rossman fold protein codes for the protein MNKIAVFCGSSAGNDSVYSNQAYQLGQLLAKKHIELIYGGGSIGLMGAVANGALDHNGRVTGVIPAFLNEKEIAHDQLHSLIEVNSMHERKKKMHDLSEAVIALPGGYGTLEELFEMLTWGQLGLHQKPIALLNINGFYDPLRRLTDNMVEQGFLKQAYQDILLISNDIEQLIESMSQYNPPEAKRLSFK
- a CDS encoding tryptophan synthase subunit alpha, with the translated sequence MNRIDALFQSKSREVLSVYFTAGYPGLNDTPTIIEALEESGVDMVEVGIPFSDPMVDGPVIQESNKLALKNGMSLNLLFDQISMIREKINIPLLLMGYLNPVFHYGVEKFCHSCRQAGIDGVILPDLPLEIYQQHYKKRFEENNLHNVFLVTPSTPKDRLANILKESSGFVYMVSSSSTTGGKKDIRTHLSYVNTIRNIKPEIPVMVGFGINNRERFLTVCEQANGGIIGSAFIRILARQGDLKTNIQSFIRSIKQDDQINLKFA
- a CDS encoding pyridoxal-phosphate dependent enzyme, producing the protein VIGLELQNQLQEKTGRNYPDHIIACIGGGSNAAGIFYPFYDQPEVSLYAVEAAGKGVHSGMTASTIQMGSEGILHGSRTLVMQNDDGQISEPYSISAGLDYPGIGPAYPHLYKTNRVNFTQATDEEALQAAKRCIREEGIIPALESAHALATLENLDARQDDIVVINLSGRGDKDMDTYKKHLNHE